tttcccctctgctctcctgctgactTGGAACGGTCAATGGTCAATTGCCTTAAAAGCGTTGAAGGCCACCAGGTTACAGATGGGAATTGTCtcgtttgctttggtttgttctCACTGTCAGCAGGATTTACTCTCTGAAGAGATGGGGGACACGAAGGTTCTTGCTGCTCAGTGCTTCCCAGCAGGCTGTGCAGAATAGAAAGGCATAATTTGCTTGTGGCTGTCTGGCAGGCTAGAAAAGGAACTTCTGCAATCAACCCTGCCTGGCCTTATAATCTAAGAAGCATGTAttaacagagacagaaaaatcccAGAGAGGTTTCTTTCTTTGGATTCTTGGCAGGTAAAAGCAAACAgacttttcttttataaactaAAGGCATCTGATGTGTTGGTAAGAGAGTGAAGTGTAAATACAGAGCTAAGATGGCATTTTATTCTCACTTTTCTGACTGCAGCTGCACTTCTAACTTAAAAGCGCTAAGTGTGGTGTTTACCCTGTACTGCTTTGAGATTATTTTCTAGCAGTATGAATGGCAAGATTTAACAGCTGCTTCAGGCTATTTTTCAGTTCTATTGTTAGTTTCAACACAGCACAACTCCTTTGAGAGTTTACACCTTCACCAGCTGTTTTGAAAGATGCTGTGCTGAAAAACGTGGAATATGGAATAAAGCTGTATTGATTGCAGTCCGCAAGGCCATGCTATTGATCGCACTTTTTTATGTTGTCCATTCTCAAATACGGGCTTTTATCAACAGAAGCTgcgcttttttcccctttatttcccCAGAGCAGGAGACTTTATTTCAGCAGTGAAAATAACTGGTGATGGGTGTATTGGAATTGTTAGCTGGTTCTGGAGggctttgctttaattttcattCAGCCTTTACTTAGGCAAAATATGGGTTAAATTTCTTTGACAAAAGATTCCTGTAGTTTGGTCCAGTCTCCCAGGCATCTCTTCTGGATGAAAATGTGGTGCTGGGTGAGGCAGCAAAGACTGCCTGCTACAGACTGCCAGGCAGGTCATGGTTTCCTAGAGTAGCAGCTGAATGCAAGAAGTCTGTTGCAGTTACCAGGGAGATCAGCGTTATGTGTGTACCTGTTCACCTCTCTGTTTAGTTAAGGCATCCTCCCAGGCCTCCCTCTTCCCCTGTCACTGAGGGAGGAGGAAGGTATAAAGGAGGAATTGTGTCAGTGAGAATGGAGACATTCCTGCCAACCAATCTGAAATTACATCTCTAGCAAAAAAGTCCTGCATGTGCCATTGTCACTTGCTGGTGCCTTGGTTGTACAGAATAACAAATGTACAGAGAcattgtgtatgtatgtatatataaaaatttatacctttttttaCTTGGATTAAGCATTTTTCATAATGAGAAAATCCCTCTCTGGGTAGGGGAAAAATGTAGaatgaaaatagtaatttttatgttcataataaaagaaattttatctCCTACAAGCAAAACTGGCTGAGTCCTTAAAGTTTCAGGAGTGGAAAAGCACCTGAATGGCACCTGAGTGTGTTTTCAGTGGGGCCTACAAGTGGTAGGAAGTCTTGTCCTTCCCTCtgcatctcttcctttctccacAGCAACACATGATAGCTGAGAAGGTTgggaattttcaaaaaaatctttggttCATTAGAAGTATGTTCAGTGAGGACAAAGTGCCTTTGAAATACCGTCAGTTTTGCAACAGGTTTAGTAGGTTTCTCCAGTCGCAGGTGGAAGATGTGGTTGAGAAGGACTGCAGAATCATAGGTGCTGCTTACTTTCTTTTACGTCTTCTCTTAcacatgtatttttcttctgattagaAAACCAAGACAGATGGAGGTGAAGTATGCAGTATCAGCCATGAATACAAAGGTGAAACCTTAAACAGCAATAAACCTCAGGTCTTAGGACAGTACAATTTCCAGTGAGTCATACCCCCTCCTTCAAAAGGTTGCACCAAAAGGGACAACTGCAAATCTGCAAGTACATCCCTTTTTGACAGCTGCAACTACAAAGCAGCCTTTTGTGGTTGGGAGGGAAGGGGCCAATGTGCCTCGAAAAGACAGGTTGCGAGCAGCTGTTGTCATGTGTGAGAGCACTCGAAGACCGAAAGTGGGAAATGGGAAGAATGCATTTTTTATAGCTGAAATTGGGCTGCAGGTGAAATTTGCTACAGAAACAGCTAAACAGACCCAGAAATTTGAAAACCTGCATTGTGACTGGTAGTTACACCGAGAATGAATGTTGCCTGCTCTTAGTTTTCCCCTGAGATTGAATCAAGCTTGTGATCAGACAGATTAAGTCTGCGTGTGAAGGTTTGTAAACATTTATAGAAATCCCTAGGGTCTGAGTTTTACATTACAGAAACAACTGATGATGAACACCAGCACCTTTCTGTTTCAGACTAAATTTATTTTCGTGGCCAGATTAATTAGCAGCATGTTGCTTGCTCCGTGCTTGAGAATATCTTCCTCATGTCGGTAGGGAAAAAGCTATTAACGCAAACGTACGTCTTGCAGGCCATCTGCTCTAACCTGTCCCAGCACAGCCTCCTTCCCGAGGATGTTTGCTGTGCGTTACTTTAATATAGTTGCTGGCTGTGCACAAAGCCATTATACTCTTTCTGAACATACCTGAGGGCAGTGCAGTACCGGTATGTACGCCCCCATGTTTCTCAGCTCTCCTCAGGCTGTGAGTGAAGCCCTGGGCCCGGCCTGAAGCATCTGTTGGAGATGAGGAGATGGTGATGaggaggctggggaaggcaggtgGTGGCTGAAGGGAAGATGGTGGTATTCGCCCTCTGGGCTGAGGAGATGGGGCAGCAGCCGAGACGCCTTCTAGCTGCAGTAATTTGGCTCTGGTGCCAGGGAGGACTggattttggggggagaaagCCCCCTGTGGCAAGGGAAGTCATGTCGGGGAGGATGGCGAGATGAGGTGTTTCCATGGCGACCCAAAGAAAATGGCCGCCAGCCCCGCCTGGGCCAAGGGGTGCTGTGCGCCAGACCCAGCGGCACCCAAACACCTGCAGAGGCAGTAGACACCTTGTGTGATACCAGGTAAGCACAATTAGTGGCAAGAAATCCCTCTTTTTGAAATGGTTTTATTTGGAGAGGCTGGGTAGTGCAGATGAAGGTCTCCACAAGTGGCTGGGAAGCGGAGGCGAGGCCTGAGCTGTCCTGCTGGAAGGGGAGGACGTGTGGCGGCAGCCCTGGCTCCTCAGCTGTAGTATAAACTCAGGTAGGCCACTCGGTCCCGGTGTTTCCTGAATTCTCTGTCTATGGTCAGCTAAAAGACAACTACTATCCGTTAGATATTAGCAATGACAATTGCTTCAAAAAAGTGCAGGAAGATGTGAGATGGCGTCGAGATCCTTAAcctattttttaaatcaggttttcttttcagcagagctaCATGGGGAAGTCTGTGCCCTGGTTCTCTCACTTTGTGGATGGAAACTTCCAGAGCAAATTTCTTAATAGAAGTGTTTTTTTGAAGGAGTCTAACCGTTTTTGCAAACCAGCATTTTCTGATAGAAAATCACTTTGTATCTTGTGCCTAGAAAGCCACAAACCCAGCAGGCCAGTGAGGAAAGGATGACAAAACTTAGTGCAAATGCATTGAAGTAATCATCCTTTGTCAGAAGCATTGAGCCAGGAATAACAACCCCTTATCCCTGTCCTTACCTTCTGTACCTCCATTTTTAGCATCCTCTTTGCTGGCATTGGCACTAAAGACCAGTCTGGAGAGCCAAACTTCATCGGccaagtgatttttttgtgtaattgCTTGTCTGCTTTGTAAGTTCCAGGTCTAAAGAAAACAGGCACAAAATACCTCATTTCTGGAGCTGGCATATGATGTTTGTAATACCAGAATTTAGCAGCCCTACCTCGATCCATGGGAGAAATGCATATTGTGGTATTCTAGTCATCATGTTAAGTTAGAGACTAAAGCAGGGGAGCTTTCTGAAGATAAAAAAGCATTACCGGGAACTCGCTTACCTATCTCCCATTTGTGTCTTAGTACTTCTCTCTGCTAGTACTCCTGCTTATTATTAAAAGTGTAAGAAAATGAGTTGCATTACCCTGGGAAAAATTCTTTATCTGAAGGCTTATCTGGAAATCGTGGTGTCTTAATGGAAAATGGAGCATAGGCAGGctggcattttctctctttcatccaGAATGACTGGTACGTTGCTGGGCTGGGAGTCACAGTCTGCAAGAGATAAAATTTCTATATGGAAGATTTTGTTCTGCAAACCATTCCTACATGCTCTGATCAGCAGCCAGCTGGGCATTACAGACCTGCTGTTCAATGCATGCTGTGGCTACTCAGTGTAAAAATATCAGAACAAGTCAATTATGCACTCCCTACTCCTTACCCAGTGTGTCCTGTGATGTCTCTCCTAATATATTGTTATTCCAGAGAAGTTGGGCCAGAAAACACAGCGTGTTTGTTCAGGTAGTATAGCTGAGCTCCCTCCCTGATTTTGCCTCAGTACGTACATctacatgtgtgtatatgtgaTACAAAGGAATGTGTATATACAAATGCATGTGTTGATCTTGCCAGAGCTCATATGATCTGTCATCGGTCTCTAGGCTCAACACCTCCCACTAGACTATGTGTAAGGAGATCTGTAGCTACTGTATATATATTAAGTTGGAGGCAGCCCCAGCAAATATGATTGAAACTGATAGCCTGTGTTGGGAACAGCCTACATATTCttgcaaagctgcagctctgCCGCTTTGAAGCATGCTTTTCTTACCTGTGGCTCTGGTATGAAACGCTGGGCTGTTCTTGCTCCTATCACATAGCCTTTCTTGCTCAGTGGTTTGTTTTCCAAAGAGTATCTGAGGCTGCTTCTCTGCGATTCAAAAGCAGAAGTGTCTTACTGACATTTTTAAGAGACCACTTGCATCAGGGGAAGGGCAGAAGTACATGAGCAGCAGACGTTATTCCTTTTAATTCCTCTAATTTCTCACTAACGTAGAGCGCTAGGGCAGCTGGAGCTTTGAGTACTGGTATGTTTGGAAGGGGGGAAGAGTTTCTTTTTCTAGGTGTATGTGGAGACCTTGTCCAATGGGTTGCAGGGCAGGTGTGGGGGACTCCGCCACAGGTGTGGCGGGCCGTGGTCCTATTGCTCCTGTACTGTGTGTCTTCTGTGAAGGAAAAACTCTGAGCATGAAAACTGAACAACTTACCTCTTGACTCAGGTAACGGCCTGGCCCGAGCAAAGGGTCTCCCCTGATAGCTATCAGCTGGATTCCCAGCCTGTCTGGGGCATGGTGGAGAGGGAACATTTTCCGCTCTTGACATGACCCAAATGAGATCCGCTTCTGCACATCTGTGAGACCAGGAGAGGGAAATGCCACCAGTGGAGATGAccacttgctgcttttcttccttcttaagtGTCTGCTGCTCTCTGCCTGAGGCCAACCATCCCCTTATCTTCCAGATGGGAATTTCCCCTGACCCTGGGTATTTGCGAGGCGTCTGCCCTTTGGATGCCTGTTCCCTCCTGCCACAAAGGcttctttttccccagcctgAGCAAAAAGCAGCCTAGCCCCAGTTGTGGGGAAGATTGTTGGGAAAGCCTGATGCCACCAGGGAGCTGTGTAAGAAGGAAAGCCCTCGTGCCCACAGCCCCCCTTGCGTGCATGCACCTTGCACAGCTCACCTCTCGGCTCCCACTCCGCTGCCATGCTGCCCTGCCAGACCGAACGCTGTGTGTGTACTCCAGTTGCTATAGACACAGAGCAGGGGGTGCTGGAGGGAATGCTGGGGATGGCAGCGCCTGAAGGGTGGAAGGCAAAGAGGAGGAGTAATAACGTCCCTGTGGATTGCACTGTGCTGGCTCCTACTCTGAGAAGCTGCTGTTCTCATGCTGTAAGTCAGTAGGGGAGAGGTCTCGGGGGAAGCAGCCTACAGGTTGTGCTGTCAGGACCCTTCTCTGTGATCTCCCTTGTGACACAGCCTGATATGCCCTGTTGTCTGCTGTCTTTTTCCCTGTACCTGGCTGTCCTGGTAGGGCAGCAAGAAACCGCTGGAAAATGTCATACTGGAATTAAGTCCAGCTTGTGGATTCAGGCCCTTCCCTGAGCACATGTGTGAGTATCATGAGAGAATTGGGGAGCATCAAAATATTAAGGGTGAGATGAGTTGAAACTGAGGATTGTTGCTTTTGCAGAACGCTTTATTTAATCATTCTTATTCTGCACAATTAGATC
The Harpia harpyja isolate bHarHar1 chromosome 19, bHarHar1 primary haplotype, whole genome shotgun sequence DNA segment above includes these coding regions:
- the PIFO gene encoding protein pitchfork → MAAEWEPRDVQKRISFGSCQERKMFPLHHAPDRLGIQLIAIRGDPLLGPGRYLSQERSSLRYSLENKPLSKKGYVIGARTAQRFIPEPQTVTPSPATYQSFWMKERKCQPAYAPFSIKTPRFPDKPSDKEFFPGPGTYKADKQLHKKITWPMKFGSPDWSLVPMPAKRMLKMEVQKLTIDREFRKHRDRVAYLSLYYS